From the Candidatus Nanoarchaeia archaeon genome, the window ACAATCCCAAGATCTCCTGTCTTTTTCCACTCAGTTATAATCCCCTCATGAGATACACCAGATGCAACAGCGATAGCCCTGGCAAGCAGCTTTGACGCTACACCAATCTTATGCTCATCAGCTGCAGGATACAGGCTGCCCTGCAACAGCAGCATGATTGCGCCTAAATCGCTCTCATGCACAGACTTCAGAAACTCAGAGATGATAAAGGTCTTCTGAAGCCGCTTTGCGCTCTGCTCCAGCCTCTCATAGACCTCGCAAAGTTTTTTGTAGTCCATTTGATAGGTAATTTTATAAATACAGGATATATAAAAAGCATGAGCATGGAAACGCTGCAGGCAATAGCAACAAGGAGGAGTGTCCGGAAATACATCGACAAGCATGTTCCCTGGGAGTTGGTTGGGAGGATTCTTGCTGCAGGCGCAGCTGCCCCTTCTGCAGGCAACCTCCAGGATTGGAGGTTTATCATTGTCAGAGATGACGAGAAGAGGAAGGCGATAACAGAGGCCTGCATGCTGCAAAGCTGGATGATGCAGGCTCCGGTGCATATCGTGGTTATCGGAGAGCCTGCAAAGCTCAAGCGGTTCTACGGAACCCGGGGAGAGCGGTTATACTCTGTCCAGGACAGCGGCGCTGCCTGCCAGAACATGCTGCTGGCTGCCCATGATTCAGGCCTTGGAGCTTGCTGGGTCGGTGCATTGGATGAGGAAAAGCTGAAGATTCTCCTGAAATGCCCTCCTGAGACAAGGCCGCAGGCAGTGATCACAATTGGCTGGCCTGCAGAGCAGCCCCAAAAGCCTGAGCAGTTCCAGATGATGAATGTCTCATATATTGAGAGATGGGATGGAAGGATTGCAGATGTGGATTACACGCTCGGATACACCAGCGCAGCAGTAAGAAAGACAGTCAAAACTGCAGGAAACCTCCTCAAAAGGTTCCATGAGTGGCTGGTGAAGAAGCGCTCAAGCTGAGTTTTAGCTTATTTCTGGAGCATGCTTGGGCGCAGGAAGCTTTCGAAGGCCGTACTTACGCAGCCTCTCTCTGACACTTTTTCTGCTTGTCTTTAGAATCCTGGCCATCTCAGAAAGATTGCCTTGGGTTTCTGTATACAGGCACGTGTATAATTCTTGCTCAACAAGACCAACAACATTGGGGCGGGTTTGAGACTGCGCTGCAGCTTTCAGCACTGCTGCAATAGCATCTTCAAGGCATGGTGGAACCGGAGTAGCAAGCCAAGGGAAATCTTTTTTGGTTAGGTCTTGTCTGTCGGAAGGCGCAGCAAAAACAGCACTCTTTATCGTGTGCTGCAGCTCACGCACATTTCCCCTGACAAACCCATAGTCCTGAAAAAGAGCATACGCGGAATCTGAAAAGGCCAGGTCGTGATACTGCAGCGCCTTCCTGATTTTGGTGTTATAGATCGTCAAAAAGAAGTCTGCAAGAAGGCAGATATCACCAGGCCGATCCTTCAGTAGAGGAAGATGAATCCTATTTTGATTGAGCCGGAGATAGAAGCCCTCATCCAAGCTTCCAGACCCAATCTCGATTTCAGGATGCTCCGGAAGAGCTGCTATGACCCGGGCATCCACGCTGTTAGAGGCAACAGACCCAAGCCGCCGCGTTGCCTTCCCGTCTAAAAAAGAGAGGAGCGACCACTGGATCTCTTTTGGGAGATGATGCGGAAAAGGAATGTAGAGTGTTCCCTTACAGGCATACTCAATCATGCCCCTGGTGGCCGATTTTGATCCGGCAAAATTGGTATGCACATGCCCAAAGATATCATTCTCTGGCGCTTC encodes:
- a CDS encoding nitroreductase family protein translates to METLQAIATRRSVRKYIDKHVPWELVGRILAAGAAAPSAGNLQDWRFIIVRDDEKRKAITEACMLQSWMMQAPVHIVVIGEPAKLKRFYGTRGERLYSVQDSGAACQNMLLAAHDSGLGACWVGALDEEKLKILLKCPPETRPQAVITIGWPAEQPQKPEQFQMMNVSYIERWDGRIADVDYTLGYTSAAVRKTVKTAGNLLKRFHEWLVKKRSS
- a CDS encoding sigma 54-interacting transcriptional regulator gives rise to the protein MEQKTYISFTEEINHKGNERRIYGISPVMQHVLGLLERASRLDISLLLMGASGTGKDLAAKYIHHASNSSRGVSTPFVLIGPEAPENDIFGHVHTNFAGSKSATRGMIEYACKGTLYIPFPHHLPKEIQWSLLSFLDGKATRRLGSVASNSVDARVIAALPEHPEIEIGSGSLDEGFYLRLNQNRIHLPLLKDRPGDICLLADFFLTIYNTKIRKALQYHDLAFSDSAYALFQDYGFVRGNVRELQHTIKSAVFAAPSDRQDLTKKDFPWLATPVPPCLEDAIAAVLKAAAQSQTRPNVVGLVEQELYTCLYTETQGNLSEMARILKTSRKSVRERLRKYGLRKLPAPKHAPEIS